A region from the Stygiolobus caldivivus genome encodes:
- a CDS encoding AMP-binding protein → MDYFAVYQKALEKPEWYWNQYAEKLKWFDRWDSTLIKQGYTGKWFVNGKTNISFNSVSHSGEALVWYSEDNKKVELAFRDLERAVKHLAFILANKGLKKGSKIAIYTPNTLQGIISVLASAWIGAIYTIIFAGLGEEAIKKRLEDFQPDFKITATYTVRRGNRIPLLFKGNLNFREKKDSEELEDLLGFNEEKVKAEQIEANEPLKVMYTSGTTGKPKGIILPHGAWMVGDFTVFDLMFNLKPGDVVLTTSDMGWITFSRIMYGTLLHGSTFVFMEGAPDYPKERLVKILDEMRPKVLFTSPTLLRTLRKYGLKLPRVDYLATAGEIFDEQTWEYAKTFADRVTDVYGQTELGYVVGIPYSLDGIEPKPGYAGVPFPGALLETVDDEGKPVYNRPGYLVCKTPFPTQFIGVLNNKEKFKSYFSKFGYHDTGDIGIIDTPYIKIVGRSDDMIKIAGHRITSGEVENLLMEIEGIKEVAVVGIPDEIKGEKMVIFVVGDSNVHEEKIKEKIRDSLGPIYLVDKVIRINRLPKSKSGKVVRRMLRDLMLGKEVDPTILEDPDVINDIKEAVKNELQ, encoded by the coding sequence ATGGATTATTTTGCCGTTTACCAAAAAGCCTTAGAAAAACCTGAATGGTATTGGAACCAATATGCTGAAAAACTTAAATGGTTCGACAGATGGGACTCAACACTCATCAAACAAGGCTATACTGGGAAGTGGTTCGTAAATGGAAAAACTAACATATCTTTTAACTCGGTCTCCCATAGCGGTGAAGCACTTGTCTGGTATAGTGAAGATAATAAAAAGGTCGAACTCGCATTTAGGGATCTCGAAAGAGCCGTAAAACATTTGGCCTTTATTTTGGCAAATAAGGGCTTAAAAAAAGGCTCTAAGATAGCAATTTATACTCCTAATACCCTTCAAGGAATTATCTCTGTATTAGCTTCAGCCTGGATAGGGGCAATTTATACCATCATTTTTGCAGGATTAGGTGAGGAGGCAATTAAAAAAAGATTAGAGGACTTCCAACCCGACTTTAAAATAACTGCTACCTATACTGTACGTAGAGGCAATAGAATTCCCCTCTTATTTAAGGGAAATTTGAACTTTAGAGAAAAGAAAGATAGTGAAGAACTTGAGGATTTGCTCGGCTTTAACGAGGAAAAAGTAAAGGCTGAACAAATAGAAGCTAATGAACCTCTAAAGGTAATGTATACTTCTGGAACCACCGGGAAGCCTAAAGGGATAATACTACCTCACGGTGCCTGGATGGTGGGTGATTTTACAGTTTTTGATTTAATGTTTAACCTAAAACCTGGAGACGTTGTACTAACTACCTCAGACATGGGGTGGATTACGTTCTCAAGGATAATGTATGGTACACTACTACACGGCTCTACTTTTGTGTTCATGGAGGGAGCTCCAGACTATCCCAAGGAGAGATTGGTAAAGATCCTCGACGAAATGAGACCAAAGGTATTGTTCACCTCACCTACCCTACTGAGGACATTAAGAAAGTACGGCTTGAAGTTACCGAGAGTGGACTACTTGGCTACTGCTGGAGAGATTTTTGATGAACAGACATGGGAATACGCTAAAACTTTTGCTGATAGAGTAACAGACGTATACGGCCAAACGGAATTAGGTTACGTAGTAGGTATACCATATTCACTAGATGGAATAGAGCCTAAACCGGGTTATGCCGGTGTACCGTTTCCAGGTGCGCTGTTGGAGACGGTAGACGATGAGGGAAAACCGGTTTATAATAGGCCCGGGTATTTAGTTTGTAAAACACCTTTTCCCACACAGTTCATTGGCGTGTTAAACAACAAGGAAAAATTCAAGTCTTATTTTTCCAAATTCGGGTACCATGATACTGGTGATATTGGAATAATAGATACTCCTTATATAAAAATAGTAGGGAGAAGCGATGATATGATCAAGATAGCCGGACACAGGATCACTTCCGGAGAAGTAGAGAACTTACTGATGGAAATAGAAGGAATAAAGGAAGTTGCTGTAGTAGGTATACCAGACGAAATAAAAGGAGAGAAGATGGTAATCTTCGTAGTTGGAGATAGTAACGTACATGAAGAAAAGATAAAAGAAAAAATAAGGGACTCGTTAGGGCCTATTTACCTAGTAGACAAGGTGATTAGAATAAATAGGCTGCCTAAATCTAAAAGCGGTAAGGTAGTTAGGAGGATGCTAAGAGATCTAATGTTGGGTAAAGAAGTAGACCCTACAATCCTTGAAGACCCTGACGTAATTAACGATATAAAAGAGGCTGTAAAAAATGAGCTTCAGTGA
- a CDS encoding DUF371 domain-containing protein yields the protein MIELIKAEGHYNVRGIHKTTLEVTKDDYLTPNGDCIIGINATKGAAELSDRLKEELRKDDTYVYAIIVVDGLYDLIAGKGSSKFTLSDPNKIILRRSTFISDATVMINANKAAKDVDRKIVQKLQKGSELLLFLVTSDSALKDEEIFRIIVNFYPISFS from the coding sequence ATGATTGAGTTAATAAAAGCTGAAGGTCATTATAATGTAAGAGGTATTCACAAGACCACTCTAGAGGTAACGAAAGATGACTATTTAACTCCTAATGGAGACTGTATAATAGGAATTAACGCAACTAAAGGTGCTGCGGAACTTTCTGATAGACTGAAAGAGGAGTTGAGGAAGGACGACACTTACGTTTACGCCATAATTGTAGTGGATGGTTTATACGATTTAATAGCAGGAAAAGGATCAAGTAAATTCACTTTATCTGATCCTAATAAAATAATCCTGAGGAGGTCAACTTTTATTTCCGATGCTACCGTAATGATAAACGCAAACAAGGCAGCTAAAGATGTTGATAGAAAAATAGTTCAGAAACTCCAGAAAGGCTCAGAATTATTGCTTTTCCTCGTTACATCTGACTCTGCCCTTAAAGACGAAGAGATCTTTAGAATAATCGTTAACTTTTATCCAATCAGTTTTTCCTAA
- a CDS encoding NAD(+)/NADH kinase: MLLKILTKNSPDAIEFSEKVKKIAEEMGFKITEENDQDYVLVIGGDGTFLKAVKFNSPIIGIKFGRRSALLDVNPENVKDVFTRLIKGEYTVEEYVMLDIKTDQIRAIAFNEVAILFDNPETILGSVIIHDKKVTFEGDGVLVSTPQGSWAWSYSATRTLLHRDINGLEITFMNCIIPDVRNIIIPIKEKIRVKLENKGRPQIAKVVVDGEVVGYLRSGEDEEAMITQHDRKAKILRFYRQINLGYL, from the coding sequence ATGCTACTCAAAATACTTACTAAAAACTCGCCCGATGCAATAGAGTTTAGTGAGAAAGTTAAGAAAATAGCTGAAGAAATGGGATTTAAAATTACAGAAGAAAATGATCAAGACTATGTCTTAGTAATAGGTGGAGATGGTACGTTTCTTAAAGCTGTAAAATTTAACTCTCCTATAATAGGTATTAAGTTTGGCAGGAGATCCGCTCTATTAGATGTTAACCCAGAAAACGTGAAAGACGTCTTTACTCGATTAATTAAAGGAGAATACACTGTCGAAGAATACGTTATGCTCGATATAAAAACAGATCAGATTAGAGCTATAGCTTTTAATGAGGTAGCAATCCTCTTCGATAACCCAGAGACTATTTTAGGAAGCGTTATAATACATGATAAAAAAGTAACTTTCGAGGGAGACGGGGTACTTGTTTCTACCCCTCAAGGGAGTTGGGCATGGAGTTATTCAGCAACGCGGACATTACTCCACAGAGATATTAATGGACTGGAGATCACGTTTATGAACTGTATAATTCCAGACGTGCGGAACATTATTATTCCTATAAAGGAAAAAATAAGAGTAAAGCTCGAGAATAAAGGACGCCCCCAGATAGCTAAAGTAGTAGTCGACGGAGAAGTGGTTGGTTACCTAAGAAGCGGAGAGGATGAAGAAGCAATGATAACACAACATGACAGAAAAGCTAAAATATTAAGATTCTATAGACAAATTAACCTTGGTTATTTATAA
- a CDS encoding DUF84 family protein: MFVAIGSTNKAKVEAVKEAIKIIGLPAKVEAVKIDPEVPPQPICNQTFVGAKRRAYKALRISGADIGVGIEGGIFYYENKVLGYAVVYAVSKEGMENFAFSASFPLPPSIASLVVQGKELGEATDIVFSTKDSKQYEGAIGYLTKNYITRKDLYVQPVVIALYPFYNRIQ; this comes from the coding sequence ATGTTTGTTGCCATAGGTTCTACAAATAAGGCTAAAGTCGAGGCAGTTAAAGAGGCGATTAAGATAATAGGTCTTCCTGCTAAAGTCGAGGCAGTTAAAATAGACCCTGAAGTCCCGCCACAGCCTATATGTAATCAGACATTCGTAGGTGCCAAAAGGCGAGCATATAAGGCCCTAAGAATAAGTGGAGCTGATATAGGGGTAGGAATAGAAGGTGGGATTTTTTATTATGAAAATAAGGTGCTAGGCTATGCCGTAGTATATGCAGTTAGTAAAGAAGGGATGGAGAATTTCGCTTTTTCAGCGTCATTTCCGTTACCTCCTTCAATTGCTTCGTTAGTAGTTCAAGGGAAAGAACTAGGTGAGGCTACTGATATAGTATTTTCTACAAAAGATAGTAAACAGTATGAGGGGGCCATAGGCTATCTCACTAAAAACTATATAACTCGTAAAGACCTTTACGTCCAACCAGTTGTGATAGCCTTATATCCTTTCTATAATAGAATACAGTGA
- a CDS encoding methyltransferase domain-containing protein translates to MAPKKITPRLSDIIRGVRSYYIIGDIALVSPKDDINKEELAKVLLQINPRIKSVFIRKKVGGELRINELDFAGGEYKTTTIYKESGLRFKVDISKVYVNVSLSSERDRLESEVECKRVIGDLFAGYGAIAIHLARKCGYIVAGDLNIDGLVLLKESILLNKLKGSIDIVQYDAHYLPFRDKSIDIGIADNPTMISSFKDEICRVAREVIFYILCHSEEEASRYLGKTDWIKVNDYSKDLFVFKGRVRCNEEKQ, encoded by the coding sequence GTGGCACCTAAGAAGATTACTCCCAGACTTAGTGATATAATACGTGGAGTAAGAAGTTATTATATAATAGGAGATATAGCTCTTGTTTCACCCAAAGATGATATAAATAAAGAGGAACTGGCTAAAGTCCTTTTACAAATAAATCCGCGTATAAAATCCGTTTTTATCCGTAAGAAGGTTGGCGGTGAGTTAAGGATAAACGAATTAGACTTCGCTGGAGGAGAATACAAAACTACCACTATATATAAGGAAAGCGGTTTACGTTTTAAGGTAGATATTTCTAAGGTATACGTTAATGTTTCACTCTCGTCGGAGAGAGATAGGCTAGAAAGTGAGGTTGAGTGCAAAAGGGTTATAGGTGATTTATTTGCTGGTTACGGTGCTATAGCAATTCATTTAGCTAGAAAGTGTGGTTATATCGTAGCAGGTGACTTAAACATCGATGGTTTAGTACTCCTTAAAGAATCTATACTTTTAAATAAGTTGAAAGGTTCTATAGATATAGTTCAGTATGACGCTCACTATTTACCTTTTAGAGATAAAAGTATTGACATAGGTATTGCCGACAACCCTACTATGATTAGCTCCTTTAAGGACGAAATATGTAGAGTTGCACGGGAGGTTATTTTTTACATTCTGTGTCATTCTGAAGAGGAGGCTTCGAGATATTTAGGAAAAACTGATTGGATAAAAGTTAACGATTATTCTAAAGATCTCTTCGTCTTTAAGGGCAGAGTCAGATGTAACGAGGAAAAGCAATAA
- a CDS encoding NAD(P)/FAD-dependent oxidoreductase has protein sequence MVVIGGGPVGLYATFYAGLRDMKVALIDAQDELGGQLVTLYPEKMVYDVGGFPGILAYDLAQNLVEQAKMFSPEIRVKEWADTLERTNDNMWVVKTDKGTALKAKTVLIAAGIGKITPSRLGAKGEVEYENKGVFYTVRRKKDFEGKRILIVGGGDSAVDWALTLAPIAKSVTLIHRRDQFRAHERSVKQLYQVATVYTWHELKEVEGDGNRVTRAVIFDNRTKEEKTLDVDAVIISIGHKGDLGNMLKWGLNMKGRDILVNAKMETNLPGVYASGDIANQEGAPKLALIAVGFGQAAIAVSVAKKYVDPNASLFAGHSSEMDKFKK, from the coding sequence ATGGTAGTCATTGGTGGAGGTCCAGTAGGGCTGTATGCTACTTTTTATGCGGGTTTAAGGGATATGAAAGTAGCTCTTATAGATGCCCAAGACGAATTAGGAGGCCAGTTAGTTACTCTATACCCAGAGAAAATGGTTTATGATGTAGGAGGATTTCCGGGCATATTAGCCTATGACCTTGCGCAAAACTTAGTTGAACAAGCTAAAATGTTTTCACCGGAAATAAGAGTTAAAGAATGGGCTGATACCCTAGAGAGAACAAACGATAATATGTGGGTCGTAAAAACTGATAAGGGTACTGCTCTAAAAGCTAAGACTGTTCTCATCGCTGCGGGAATAGGGAAGATAACTCCATCAAGGTTAGGGGCTAAGGGTGAAGTAGAGTATGAGAATAAAGGAGTTTTCTATACTGTTAGGAGGAAAAAGGACTTCGAAGGGAAAAGGATATTAATAGTAGGTGGGGGTGACTCAGCAGTAGATTGGGCATTAACACTAGCCCCTATAGCTAAGTCCGTCACTCTTATACATAGAAGAGATCAGTTCAGGGCACATGAAAGAAGCGTGAAACAGTTATATCAAGTAGCTACGGTATATACGTGGCATGAGCTAAAAGAAGTCGAAGGTGATGGTAATAGAGTTACACGTGCTGTGATCTTCGACAACAGGACTAAGGAAGAAAAAACGTTAGACGTTGATGCAGTGATAATAAGTATAGGTCATAAAGGAGACTTAGGCAATATGTTAAAGTGGGGTCTCAACATGAAAGGTAGAGATATATTAGTAAACGCTAAGATGGAAACTAATTTGCCTGGAGTTTATGCATCAGGCGATATTGCGAACCAAGAAGGAGCTCCCAAATTAGCTTTAATAGCGGTGGGATTTGGGCAAGCTGCTATAGCTGTTAGTGTAGCAAAGAAATATGTTGATCCAAACGCTTCGTTATTTGCAGGACACAGCTCAGAAATGGATAAATTTAAGAAATAA
- a CDS encoding 16S rRNA methyltransferase, with product MGKINLILLDSSLELVPKELLSHPSVISNAKKKGKDPKFVLLDKSLHYKAMSRLKDKEKRGRPDIVHLAMLNFLFLEDEIKGDFFLHTIDGKIIRVSNKTRIPKNYNRFTSLMEQLLRYKRVPVNSNEPLMEITDLTLKSLKKKYKLAVLSEGGEKVPIRDICELGDSWLIGVGAFPHGDFSDEVKANADRFLSIGDNVLETYQVICRLSTVCLSLLGLIRV from the coding sequence ATGGGAAAAATTAATCTTATCTTGTTGGATTCCTCCTTAGAACTAGTCCCTAAGGAACTTTTATCTCATCCTTCTGTGATTTCAAATGCTAAGAAAAAAGGAAAAGACCCCAAGTTTGTACTTTTGGATAAGTCATTACATTATAAAGCTATGTCGAGGTTAAAAGATAAGGAAAAAAGAGGCAGACCCGACATAGTTCACTTAGCCATGTTGAATTTTCTATTTTTAGAGGACGAAATTAAAGGTGATTTTTTCCTTCACACAATAGACGGTAAAATAATACGTGTTAGCAATAAGACAAGAATTCCGAAAAACTATAATAGGTTTACGAGTTTAATGGAGCAACTGTTAAGGTATAAGAGAGTACCAGTTAATTCTAATGAACCATTGATGGAAATTACAGATTTAACATTAAAATCTTTAAAGAAAAAGTATAAACTTGCGGTTCTGTCGGAGGGCGGTGAAAAAGTCCCAATCCGTGATATTTGCGAATTAGGCGATAGCTGGCTTATAGGTGTCGGGGCTTTTCCTCATGGTGATTTTTCCGACGAGGTAAAAGCTAACGCGGATAGATTTCTTTCAATCGGGGATAATGTTTTAGAAACATACCAAGTGATATGCAGGTTGTCTACGGTATGTCTTTCATTACTTGGTCTTATTAGAGTTTGA
- a CDS encoding NAD(P)/FAD-dependent oxidoreductase has protein sequence MPLKKRVLILGSGFSGLTAAHRLAEHVPDKVDVIVISESDLVYDNTIFPALLTDEVNIQNTYFDASKRLPPKGIKFLKSKVLDILPQSNEVKTDRGVFDYDYLIIALGGAYDENFEKIKGHENAFMHHPLEGFLGIKNMVEKEDELVALVGNAKNSPIEGPSYQVALILEYLGRKLGKKFTVYLATQSPKGMFGILPVDWIPNQVNSYAEKRGIKLIKGAYVQEISGHKVLLSNGLEVEADLISVLPTLSAPTVVKNAGLTDDSGFISVEHPTFRSTLYKNVFGVGDAAKGMIPAKTGRAAMISAENAAATIIKEVSGKSLPYYVQGVICMMHSGDYAGMLVFDSNKYVKKIDFKWGNVYKYLKKLYSAMLISSSFSTPYHMALEYYK, from the coding sequence ATGCCGTTAAAGAAAAGAGTATTAATACTTGGTTCAGGATTTTCTGGTCTTACTGCAGCACATAGATTAGCGGAACATGTACCAGATAAAGTTGATGTTATAGTAATTTCAGAGTCGGATCTGGTTTATGACAATACAATATTTCCAGCACTGTTAACCGACGAGGTAAATATTCAAAATACGTACTTCGACGCATCTAAAAGATTACCGCCTAAAGGTATTAAATTTTTGAAATCTAAGGTTTTAGATATCCTACCACAGTCTAACGAAGTAAAGACAGATAGAGGTGTATTTGACTATGATTATCTGATAATAGCTTTAGGTGGAGCTTATGATGAAAATTTTGAGAAAATAAAGGGCCACGAAAACGCCTTTATGCACCATCCTCTAGAAGGATTCCTAGGTATTAAAAATATGGTTGAGAAAGAGGACGAACTAGTAGCACTCGTGGGTAATGCTAAGAATAGCCCTATTGAGGGCCCTTCCTACCAAGTAGCGTTAATCCTTGAATACTTGGGAAGGAAACTAGGTAAAAAGTTTACTGTGTATCTAGCTACACAGAGCCCTAAAGGTATGTTTGGTATATTGCCCGTGGACTGGATACCAAACCAAGTCAATTCCTATGCCGAGAAAAGAGGTATAAAGTTAATAAAAGGCGCTTATGTCCAAGAAATATCTGGACACAAAGTATTACTGAGCAACGGCCTAGAAGTAGAAGCGGATTTAATCTCTGTCCTTCCAACTCTATCAGCACCGACAGTGGTTAAGAATGCAGGACTTACCGACGACTCTGGCTTTATTTCGGTTGAGCACCCTACTTTTAGGTCAACACTATATAAAAACGTGTTTGGAGTAGGAGATGCTGCAAAGGGTATGATTCCTGCTAAAACGGGGAGGGCAGCTATGATATCGGCTGAAAACGCAGCTGCTACAATTATTAAAGAGGTAAGCGGCAAGTCCTTACCGTATTATGTACAAGGTGTTATCTGTATGATGCATTCAGGAGATTATGCAGGAATGCTGGTGTTTGATTCTAATAAATACGTCAAGAAAATAGACTTTAAGTGGGGGAATGTATATAAATACCTGAAAAAACTATATTCAGCTATGTTAATATCATCTTCTTTTAGTACACCTTATCATATGGCACTAGAATATTATAAGTGA
- a CDS encoding NOB1 family endonuclease, translating to MKKIIFDTAGFLAGLQNLFPQVYTTPLVLDEVKDLRSSNLLRLSMESGKIVVVMPSSSTLAQVTSTISRVKEKGLSQTDISVIALAYDLRPSIVFTDDLGVQNVLLHLGIEFNSVKLSFKLRNKKTAKYKCTACGRIFNTCYIECPYCGHKIVMIREK from the coding sequence ATGAAAAAGATCATATTTGATACAGCTGGATTTCTTGCAGGTTTACAAAACCTTTTCCCACAAGTTTATACTACACCTTTAGTCCTCGATGAAGTTAAGGATCTAAGGTCATCTAACTTACTCAGGTTGTCAATGGAATCAGGTAAAATAGTCGTAGTTATGCCCTCATCAAGTACATTAGCCCAAGTTACAAGTACCATTAGTCGAGTTAAAGAGAAAGGGCTTTCTCAAACTGATATTAGTGTAATAGCACTTGCTTACGATTTAAGACCGTCAATAGTATTTACAGATGACTTAGGAGTACAAAATGTCTTACTGCACTTAGGAATAGAATTTAATTCGGTAAAATTGTCCTTTAAATTACGGAATAAGAAAACAGCAAAGTACAAGTGTACAGCATGTGGCAGAATCTTTAATACCTGCTATATAGAATGTCCTTACTGTGGACATAAAATAGTCATGATAAGAGAAAAATAA
- a CDS encoding YhbY family RNA-binding protein → MVGSEDIPLKKLIKEAKASHAEIRIGKKGVTEEVINEIKRRLKEHKVVKVKIGIEIEDRREFAKEIAEKVGARLIEVRGYTFILAKKDD, encoded by the coding sequence GTGGTTGGATCAGAAGATATCCCGTTAAAAAAACTGATAAAGGAAGCTAAGGCCAGTCATGCTGAGATAAGGATAGGTAAAAAAGGAGTTACTGAAGAAGTAATAAACGAGATAAAGAGAAGGCTTAAGGAACATAAGGTGGTGAAGGTAAAAATAGGGATCGAAATAGAAGATAGACGTGAATTTGCTAAAGAAATTGCGGAAAAAGTTGGCGCAAGATTGATAGAGGTAAGAGGGTATACATTTATACTAGCTAAGAAAGATGATTGA
- a CDS encoding ribonuclease P protein component 4: MKIKVMKEHKRRAIELIDLAIKEAEKNELDLARRYVSLAVNYANKYKFKLPLKYKRKFCRKCFTPLIPGLTERRRIKNKVIVVSCVCCGWIRRYPVKKTDKGS; this comes from the coding sequence ATGAAAATAAAAGTAATGAAAGAACATAAGAGAAGAGCTATTGAATTAATAGACCTTGCGATAAAAGAGGCTGAAAAGAACGAGCTGGATTTAGCTAGACGATACGTAAGCTTAGCTGTAAATTACGCTAACAAGTATAAATTTAAGTTACCCTTAAAATATAAACGAAAATTCTGCAGAAAATGTTTTACACCATTAATTCCAGGATTAACGGAGAGAAGGAGAATAAAAAATAAAGTCATCGTAGTATCATGTGTATGTTGTGGTTGGATCAGAAGATATCCCGTTAAAAAAACTGATAAAGGAAGCTAA
- a CDS encoding aminotransferase class V-fold PLP-dependent enzyme — MSFSEKFRDNVPLTHHLVYLNHAAISPTPLPVYLEVNKYLMNVMLKGTIAVNEEESDDFYHIREKIGKLINAEPNTISLIPNTSYGINIVAHGIDLKKGENVVTDNIEFPATVYPFIKISRIKGVELRIARASPETIEDDIISKIDGNTRIVSLSHVSFSTGVKVDVNKIVKEARRVGAYVLLDIIQSAGATEVDVKNLDIDFAVAGGYKWLMSPQGSGFFYVKKGLLEDPPFYGWKTSSIFLEFDPERFYLERGPRRFEIGTIDVASNLGLAKSCEIINQNKEEIFNKVSSLSSYVIKLAKENNLEVITPEKKKAGIVVIKMSEPKRITEYLSKKKMIVSPRGKGIRISTHFYNTYEEVDKLMEEIRKYSQEFS; from the coding sequence ATGAGCTTCAGTGAGAAATTCAGAGATAACGTACCTTTAACACACCACCTAGTTTACCTTAATCATGCGGCTATATCACCTACACCCTTGCCAGTGTATCTAGAGGTAAATAAGTATTTAATGAATGTTATGCTTAAGGGGACAATAGCCGTTAATGAGGAAGAGTCAGATGATTTTTATCACATTAGAGAAAAAATAGGCAAACTAATAAATGCGGAACCTAATACTATTTCTTTAATTCCTAATACTTCTTACGGGATCAATATAGTGGCACACGGGATAGACTTAAAAAAAGGGGAAAACGTAGTTACCGATAACATTGAGTTCCCCGCAACCGTATACCCTTTTATTAAAATATCTAGAATTAAGGGCGTAGAACTGAGAATAGCGAGGGCGTCTCCAGAAACGATAGAAGACGATATCATTTCAAAGATAGATGGGAACACTAGAATAGTAAGTCTCAGCCACGTAAGCTTTAGTACGGGGGTAAAGGTAGATGTAAATAAAATTGTTAAAGAAGCAAGGCGAGTAGGAGCATATGTCCTCCTAGATATAATACAGAGTGCTGGAGCTACAGAAGTTGATGTAAAAAACTTGGATATAGACTTTGCTGTTGCAGGTGGATATAAATGGTTAATGAGCCCGCAGGGCTCTGGGTTCTTCTATGTAAAGAAAGGGTTACTAGAAGACCCCCCATTTTATGGCTGGAAGACTTCGTCAATCTTCTTAGAATTTGATCCTGAAAGGTTTTATTTAGAAAGAGGACCCAGGCGGTTTGAGATAGGTACAATTGATGTAGCATCCAATTTAGGCTTGGCCAAATCATGTGAAATCATTAACCAAAATAAGGAAGAGATATTCAACAAGGTCAGTTCCCTTTCTTCTTATGTGATCAAATTAGCCAAAGAAAACAATTTAGAAGTAATAACACCGGAGAAAAAGAAAGCTGGAATTGTGGTAATAAAAATGAGCGAACCGAAAAGGATTACAGAATATTTATCGAAGAAGAAAATGATAGTATCACCCAGAGGAAAGGGTATACGGATATCAACACATTTTTACAACACGTATGAAGAAGTAGACAAACTAATGGAAGAAATTAGGAAGTATTCTCAAGAATTTTCATAG
- a CDS encoding menaquinone biosynthesis family protein, translating into MVTIKVGPLADSGDLYPFIPLIEGKVKPEGINLEFEIISTVQDTNEKVLKKEVDVAVPSAAMYPYIQQDYYIIGEAVASAIDGITGMPILSTSPLTIEDLKNSRIIVHGHNTTAYTLYRLLVGKYRKLVIIRKVLDEIKGLGKEGDALVAVHELKMMYALEKLGVKVHRIASMWELWKQIAGDSPMPMGTVVVNKDLGKEIAIKFKEAYLRSKAYAEKHLDEIIKKDAEIMRDAHKENIEEEIIRKTIWADIQEYNVPLSDVKRGLETFYRLTAERGILPKVLEIDII; encoded by the coding sequence ATGGTAACAATAAAAGTTGGGCCACTAGCAGATTCAGGAGATCTGTATCCGTTTATACCTCTTATAGAAGGAAAAGTAAAACCAGAGGGAATAAACCTTGAATTTGAAATCATCAGCACAGTACAGGATACTAATGAAAAAGTATTAAAAAAAGAGGTTGATGTAGCTGTACCGTCAGCGGCTATGTACCCTTATATTCAACAAGATTATTATATAATCGGAGAAGCTGTAGCTTCTGCAATTGACGGAATAACAGGTATGCCTATTTTATCTACTTCTCCGCTAACAATAGAGGATTTAAAGAATTCAAGAATAATTGTCCACGGACATAACACCACTGCATACACTTTATATAGGCTTCTCGTAGGTAAATATAGAAAATTAGTAATAATAAGAAAGGTCTTAGACGAAATAAAAGGGCTAGGTAAAGAAGGGGACGCGTTAGTAGCCGTACATGAGCTTAAAATGATGTATGCACTTGAAAAATTAGGCGTAAAAGTACATAGAATAGCTAGCATGTGGGAATTATGGAAACAAATTGCAGGAGATTCACCTATGCCTATGGGAACGGTAGTAGTAAATAAAGATTTAGGAAAGGAGATAGCTATAAAGTTTAAAGAGGCTTACCTCAGGAGTAAAGCCTATGCTGAGAAACATTTAGATGAAATAATTAAGAAGGATGCTGAAATTATGAGAGATGCACATAAAGAAAACATTGAGGAGGAAATTATACGAAAGACAATATGGGCAGATATACAGGAGTATAACGTGCCCTTGAGTGACGTAAAAAGAGGGCTAGAAACCTTTTACAGATTAACTGCTGAGAGAGGAATACTACCGAAGGTACTCGAAATAGATATTATTTGA